Proteins encoded in a region of the Zea mays cultivar B73 chromosome 4, Zm-B73-REFERENCE-NAM-5.0, whole genome shotgun sequence genome:
- the LOC103653836 gene encoding short-chain dehydrogenase/reductase 2b: MHGPRVAVVTGGNRGIGLEICRQLASNGVLVVLTARDEKKGSRAVEELQSAGLSDVVFHRLDVADRPSIAQLAEFVKRRFGKLDILVNNAGVAGTTIDPERLKDLQKQDPKAGFRAIIFGWFLTFCQHTHTQKKKEQCLSSADKVYCIYHGPWL, from the exons ATGCATGGCCCCAGGGTTGCAGTGGTCACCGGAGGGAACAGAGGAATCGGGCTGGAGATCTGCAGGCAGCTGGCGAGcaacggcgtcctcgtcgtcctgACAgccagagacgagaagaaggggtcACGGGCCGTGGAGGAGCTGCAGAGCGCCGGCCTCTCCGACGTGGTTTTCCATCGGCTGGACGTCGCCGACCGGCCGAGCATCGCGCAGCTCGCCGAGTTCGTCAAGCGCAGATTCGGCAAGCTCGACATCTTG GTGAACAACGCAGGCGTCGCTGGAACCACCATCGATCCTGAAAGGTTAAAAGATCTCCAAAAGCAGGATCCTAAGGCAGGTTTTCGAGCGATTATTTTTGGATGGTTTCTTACATTTTGccagcacacacacacacagaaaAAAAAAGAACAGTGTCTGAGTTCAGCTGATAAGGTATACTGCATTTACCATGGTCCATGGCTGTAG